ttatttgatctTTTTAGGAGACCTCTCCAAAAATTCAGCTGAGAATCATCCAGTTATACCACATGTAGGTTAACAGAAGCTTGCTTTTTGAAATCATAGCACAGCAGTACATTCAAAATATTGCCTCTGATATAAATTTACCCTCATTTGGAACTCAGGATCACTTTGTAACACTGGCACCAAATACAGCTGACCTTTCACATTCCGCAGCCCTCAAATAGAATAAAACAACCCTAAAGGATTTCCTCTCATTTGACCtcattttcctaaattttagACCActcaaaaaataacatttttaatgcATTTATGCACTGTAATTTACATGCCAATAACCTACCAACAGGATACATATTGATACATGCAATATCAAATTATGAATGCCTAGTTTCTTGAACCCAAAGCTTACAAAAAACATCTCAACTccagataaaataatttaggtgGAACCAGTCTGAATAGATTCTCTCATCAGAAGCTTTAAATCCATATTATCTGCCTAACTTTAGGATGTAAACTGACCAAAATGTAGACACATTTGCTCTAACCTAGTTAGAGCATCTAAAACATTAAAAGCAAATGGCAAATAGTCTAACAGAACACCTATCGTATCACTATCCAAGCCCTCTCCTTTAccctcatcttcatcatcatcatcaccaccaccacTCTTGGGACTCAAGAACCATTTCAAACTCTGAGGGGCATTACTCTTCTGAAGGGTCTTCTGCTTCTTGGTCTGTTTCAGGGAGGAACATGGCTTGAGGAAATGGAAGCGCTTGTGGGGCTTAAACGAGTAGAGAAAAGAGTAGCAAGAAGGGGCTAAAATACAAGAAGGAGAAGTAGTGGGGGACTTGAAGAAGAGTTCATGCAGTGTGGATGATGGCAGTGGTGGTGAAGTTGTGGTTCTGGAGAGGAGTGCCATGTAAATGAGATTATTCCTTTGGGTGTGATATGTACTCACCGGTGGTTGTGGAGAGAAGGCCATGGCGTTGATGAGAAAATTGGTGATTTTGATACTAGCGAAAGGATGGAGGATGGAGGTTTGGTGCCACGTGGCTTTGGTGATGCCACGTCTGCTATTCGTGCTTTTAACtgtaattttgagaaattaatttatgatttaggTATGAAATTATACCTTcatagaataaatatttttcataaattatatgaGTTTATTGAAGCAAGAAGATACTTTTAAACCGACGTAATGAAACATAGGGGCAACAATCTATTAAACCCATAGTAAGAGAAGTAAgcatttattcatttatttattcaatcctttaaatttctttaatatcaattaaccaaatataaatttttaaatagtcaATATTACCCTTGTGCCCTTAAATTGATAGGCTtgagtttatttatttctctcaaCAATGCCTCCAAAATATAGAATCATGCAAACCAGAAATGTTCTCATATGCTActatgaaaaaatgaaataatttttttcaaaaaaacaaattatatatgattGATTGAGTGGAACTTTCAATAAGGATGAGGATTTTTGGTAAGAATGAGATAATCCGCATACAATGGTTTGTGCTTTCCAGCACTAAACTCTCAATGCTTCATAGAATCAGAGAATGTATTATGAAGATTATAACCACAGTAggaacaaatttaataattgccAGCATCAAGAACTACTCTAGCAAGTCAGTTTCAAGGTATAACATCCAGTGTTTCAGCCtataaaaacaatttacatGCCCTACATATACCTGCAACACTGATTGCCATTTATGAGTAAAAATACAGGGCAGATGTTCATACTTAAGGCTTTTGTTACTGTCTATTGTCAATATGCATATGTGAAGAGTAGATGATGGAATCTGACATCGAATTTCCTTTGACAGCAAGACGGTTGAATTCTGGTTTATGAACAAAAGATGAGATGTTGTTAAGCCAACCACTGAAACTAGACTTCATTGACTCAGGAGAGAAAAGATCTGGCCGCTCATAGACTTCAACAACAGAGCTTGCCGCAAGGTTGATCTGCAAAAATTGCAGGCagaacaagaaaataataaaatgcataatattttttcatgatCAATTGTGAGAATCATTCAAATGGTCTATCAGTAGGTAACATCGATCAGCATTGTTGAAGAACATTATATATGTTCATATGAATAAAAATGCCACATACAAACTTAGCCTTGGAAGCATACGCAAATAAGAAGAACAAGAATACAAGTGAGCCAACTGCAAAAGCACTTCCAAAAATGGTTAAATGCCAAGTTTGTAAATACAATGgtaacaaatgaaaattcaaaggACTACATGAcgaaaaggaaaagatatgcaCAGCTTTAATTCATGTCAACCAGATGGGCATAACAACATATCTAGGTGAACACAAGGCATCCTCAGAGGAAATGGAGACAGACTATGTAGACAGAGGACTAAGTAAATCAATAATGGAAATAGTCACCATTATGATTGTATCCTATCCTTACTAGGCAGGATGGTTATACAGAAAGTTTGTAGACATTCTTACATTCGCTTTCAAGTGCAGATTTGGCTAAAACCACATCAACTGATCCTACGAAACAAAAAATGAGCTCAATCTAAAACTACATCAGGACAAGAGAAAACAGATTGACaagggaaaagaaaggaagaaataaaGCTCATTCATAAATGACAACAATGTATAACTACACACAAATCTTCATATTTCAGAGTCTAAATTCAAGTGAAAACATTGAAAACCATTAATAGATCAAGTGAATATGCACTTTTAAGTTTCAAGATAAAGAAATGTTTAAGGTCAAATGACCAAATGATGACCATACTTAATATTTGGGTTTTTCCAAGGCATCAGCTGCTTGATCCAAGTCCAATGTTGGACTTGAAACCTAAAAccaataatataaacataattccacaaaaattatttaaatttaaaatatatatatttcaaaaagagatgaaaattctGTCAAGAAGAATCTTTAGTTTAATATAGGTAAACACACAAGACTTGCAGACTGAAAATTTAAGAACTTTTCAGAGAATAATCCACAAAGACTTCCAGTCAGCACCCACATAGTACCTCTTTAAGGACAACATGCTTCTCTTTACccattcaataataaaaaatacacagAATCCGGACTCATCCCATGTTAAAATCAAATACaacatatcaaaaaataaatagcgtgtcataaaccaaataaaatacatataatcaGAAAACAAGAAATACAAAGGATGGATTCTGACCAAAAAATATCACCATACCGAGTGTGAAGCTGTCTTTAAGAGAGCTTTTCCTATAGGCAATATGCAAAACCTTTACAATAGAAAGAGAAGGACACATCCATTAGCAAGTGAATATGTAGGCattgaatgttaaatataaGAAGAAATATTAGCTATGATATACCAAAATCACAATAGCACCATCAGAATAATGTCTTCTGAACGTATTTACAACATTTAGTTTCAActgataacaaaaaaaaaaaattgaaacagaAAAGATTCGGTTCAGTTTCTTTGTAGGTGATCAAAGAAGAATCCATAGTATGGCATCGCTATTCTTAGTAAGCATATTGATGGTGTCTATGCACAACTGAGTTCTAAGAAATTCTCTTTCCAGAAGGCTATGCAAGCAAGCGATAGGTCAGTAACACAGGTAATTTTACAGAGGTTACTAGATCACATTACATATAAAAAGCTTTAAAACATCACATAGGATTGTGATAGGATAGGGGGACACTTGTCCTTATCTTATAGGttagatttattataaaaagaggTAGTTagggttattaaaaaaaaaagaaaggaaaatgaatAAGGAATTTTGGGCAACTTTAGGGTCGTGGGCAGCCTTAGGGTTAATTGTGAGAGGTCTCTGACACTTCAAATAGCTAGAAATGGAGGCCCTGACACCTCGAATTATTCATTTATCCACGCAAATATAcctttaatgaataaaatgttttatgttttgtttatttgttggttGTTGGTTGTTTTGGGTGAAAATGTGATTGGATTCCCAACAAAATCGAATCAGGGCAGTGAGATCTAGTTTCCTGTTGCAATTTCAGCAAAGGAAGTAACTAGAAATGGTGAGGAAGTCAAGCAGTCTCCAATTGAAGGTGGACAGTCACTGGAATGTGCTACCGGAATGAAATTGGCTCAGGATGGTACTGATAAGGTGAATTTGCAAAGGGGGAGGCCAATCGACACCAAGAAAGGGTGGTGCGAGGTAAAGAGTCACCAAAAAATGGAGGAAAAGTCAAAGTCGAGGTCAGATCAAAGAACGAGTGGTGGAATCAAGAGGAGTTTGGGTGAATTTGGCAAGATTCATGGCGAAAAAGAGTGCAATGGCGAAGGGTTCAATGGAACTAGGGCCAAACGTGGAAGAAGtgtgaaataaaaaagaagaataagaagaagagaaTGTGGGGAGGAAGACACAGGCAAAGAGAACTGAAAAAAAGGGACAGCTTgcagagaaagaaaaaagtaaaaaaataaaaaagaaacatgtTTTGTTCGTAGaagggaaagaagaaaaacaaaaagagaaagagcattatattcaaaaaaaaaatgagaggaaaaaatttttaaaaaatttatataaaaatcaaaatttctcacCACGAGGACAAGATGGTTTATAAGAGACATATAATGATAGGATAGGGGGGCACTTGTCCTTATCTTATagattaagttttattataaaatgatgtaCTGAGGATTaccaaagaagagaagaagaaccAGGAATTTTAGGCAACCTTAGGGTTGTAGACAACCTTATGGTTGATTGTAGGAGGTTTCTACCATATCAAATGGCCTGAAATGGAAGGCTCCAACTCCTTGAATTGTGTGGTTTATCTGCGTAAATACCtctttaatgaataaaatgttttctgttttgtttatttggtgATCGTTAGCTGTTTTGGGTGAAAATGTGACTAGATTCCACAcagatttatttatgtaatgtGCTGGCCGCTAAATAACACAAAAACAGTAACATTGGGCGTTCATAAAATGAATTTAGGTTACAATTTATATTCCATAATTAATTGGAAGTTTAATATCACAAGCATGGCATTACTATTACTATTACTATAACACATTTAACTATTAATGCTGACAGATTAAATCCAGGCCTAAATTGTCTCCACCACTGCAATTCTTCATGCCAATTTCATAATACAACCGttaaaaaaagaactaaaatcCCAAATGttctaacttaatttaaatactAAGCCTTAAAAATTTTCCTATAGTATTGATTCAGTAATGTGCACTGGCCAGTCAATAATGTGAGAACAGAACACTAACATTGCAGGCCAATAAAACTACTAAATGTTACAGTTCATATTCTATAATCAACCggaaaatattacaattatatcattaatattaataaaattcattgaaatGGTAACGTTAACAGATTAAATCCAGGACTAAACCTATCTCCATTACTGCaagattatcattttaaaatgcCTGTTACATATTAAAACCCTTGATAATAACACTAAAAAATCGTTATATctaaatttctcaaaatttatctTCGTTTCTCAGCAAACAAACAGCTGGCTTTAAAgagaaaatcaacaaaagaaaagaaaactcacATTCCTCGGCCTCCAGAAAGAGCTTCTTCACATGGGTCCTTCCATTCATCAAACCTAAGAAATAAGATTATTCGagcacaaaaaaagaaaattagctTCGTTCAgtattatgtaaaaataaaagtaatgaaCATACAATGAAATTGAGTTATAGAGGgaaagagaaggaagaaaaattaCACCCAACCGTAGCGGCGGTCGAACAAGAGTCGTTTAGAAGACGATTGAGAAGGGGCAGATACGGCTATACAGGCTTTGGAGTTTGTTGAGTCCATTTGTATTGCTCTCTGCCTTCAGAATTCTGGGTGTTTTATCGAAGCAAAGTGAGGAGAAATAACCGAGAAAGAACTAGATAAAAGGGACACCACCTGTTTACGGGCCTTGTAAAAGCCCAAATtcaatatctatttattaaagaCACAACaagtttgttaattaaaatCACAGTATTTTGAGATGTTACACACACAGGCAAAGACAAAGTGTGCCCCCtcatgttatatgtataatgttgtgttaaaaaatgtattttcagTCTTTGAACAAGTCAAAAAGTGAGGGTGGATCCAAGTTTagttagttcaaatttgaaaaccaattcaatttgaaagggtctaaaataagtttgattcaagcaaattcaagtttgaacttaaacctaagaattgaaattttttgaatttgagctttAGCTTGAGCTTGAAAGATGTTCGGTTTATCAaactcaaaaatctaaaaaaactgATAAGAATTAATTAAAACGTTTTCGTTTTaactaatacacatcaaaataatatcatttaatcatttttttcttttataataccaagttaagtttgatttaaactcaaattcaactccCTTCAATCAAGTCGAGCCCAAACAATTTTGAGAGGAGTTTGAGGTTAGAtgagtttgagttcagtttggcttaaatttaatcttataaacAAGCAGTAAAAGCAGACTAAGTGAGGGAGAGTCCATGCTTCTCACCTGCTCAATCTTTTCTCCACAATATTGTCAACCCTCCTCCACCTCCACTTCATATTGCTACtcaattattcatttaaatatcaaaacattGTCAACTCTTTCTCTACAAGATGCTCAACTTGATGTTTACATTTTAAGAAAAACGCTTTAATGTCAAATTTATCAGATTGATCGAGATTGAAAATCTTGCAAAAGTAATGGTTGAAACTAAAAATGATTAAGTGTTTTTATTACTTTACTTGTTGATAAAATTAGCATTAATTTTACCAATTACCACTACTAGTGTAGATGAAGCATTttcaattatgaattttataaaaaattgtttgcaaaatataataaatgatcAATTATCGAATGATAACTTAATTGTGTACATAGATAAAAgtgtatttgataatattaataataaacttATTAACAATACtttcaaaagataaaattacatcaagtaaaattataaatgtataacacaaatatttatatttattttaataatttaatttaacatacatttaaattattataaccTTGACTCCCCTAAGGTTCACCTCTAGATTCATCATTGTCAAAAACTACCTACATTATCTAAATCTTGTTATCCTCTTGCATTATAACAATTTTGCCCTATTACACCATATTATCTCCCATTTTCCATTCTTCTTTTCTTGTCTCTCCCAATCCCACCAACCAAAATCCGGACAAAAACCATCAGTCTCAGTTGTCAAATTGAAAGATTTAGTTGTCATCGAGTTGTcaaaaataattgttattcaaaatcataaatGGTAAAAATCAATTCCATAAATTTGGATAGATTTCAAGAAGATATTGTCTGTCTGTAATTTGCAAGActcataaatcatataaaaatttaaatttaattgttaaaattttgattaagcCTAGGACTCAACCATTGTATAAAATTGGTGGGCCGATATATTAGGCtcattcttaattaatatttttatcaaaggGATATTATTTACACACCATTGGTGATCTAGGGTACCCAAACCAAACAGTTTTAGTTGCAGTTTCAGAatctaaaatacaaaattgaaatgaattgAACTAAACAAAAATTAGAGTGGTTGAGTTTAGGGCTACATATGAGTCCAATCATGAATAGTTGCTGGTGACTCAATTGGTGTCAAGTCGGGTTCAACTCAGTTGTTGTCAAGCTAAACTCATTGTTTCTCGATTCAATGAGCTCATAGGCTTTGGCGAGTCATTGGCATTTACATTTCTAAAATCTTACAATTAGCCccttaaaacttatatttactAGCAAACTTATATATCTTAGAATATAAAATCTCATCTTATCCCCCTAAGCTTTTCAAATTCACCCATACAATCCAATGTTGAACTTTTAACATGGAGGGCAACAAAAAACCTTGATGGTTTAAGTTAATCCTAAAAGAGGTAGAGAAGGTAAGAGAATACTCAGAATTTATAGTAATTTGAGGTTTTTCGTCCCAAGCTTCCTACATCAACTTCTTCAAGCCAATCCAATTAAAGTTTCACTAAAATTCAACCAATGTCTACACTAGTTCATTGGGGATTGTTCTAATACAATAGTTATACAGGAttttgttgactcaaggagttaTTATACTGTAAATTTAcgataataaactaatatatccCTAAGCATGttgactaatgactttacttgagtgtaagtttaaattacaagaatttatctaatgcacttgaaggagcattaagatgaaaatcAAAGACAAGACTCAAATGAAGTTATCtttaagatttgaagaaaagctcAAGTTTAGGTACATATGTTTGTAATCTTgaaacatttgttttgattagaatatttatctACATGTGAAAGCtttctcaaaattttgttttcatatctttatagtttttggGTTAAAGTGTTATCTTTTAAACATAACGAGTTAAACCGATTTTGGTTAAATTTCAATAAGCTATTTGAAataatgaagttttgtgaactaaaatatcatatctCAAATTTaggtttgaataagttttttaaaaataggttaaactgtcatttttcatatctctcaaaatttttggttaaaatgtCATTGTTCAAACCTAATGAGTTAAGTGAATTTTTATCTAAGTTTaataactcatttgaaattatgaagttttataAAGTAAAATTCTATATCTCAAAGTActttttgaaagagttttccaaaatgagttaaattattacttttcaaagtttgaaagggaaaaattttttaaaacttcataaggcaaattacaataaaattaggttgatcgaatttgaccaatcaaatttTTCTATCATGGCTGCTAGATTATTCAAAAGTCATATATTTtagctttaaaaaattcattcgaccgaattcaataatatattttctaacgACTGGTGTCATGTCACATTCGGTTGGAAAAAATATATCTGGTCAACCGAATTCTATGTTTTCTAGAAACCTAAAATGACTAATTCTatgttttctatatataaactcaatcaaatccaTATGGGAACGATTGTTGCAAACTAAAACTTTTATACATTTAAGagcaaattattattaaactattcacttgcaaatctttctctctaatcaaaCTCTTGCTTATTCACTTTCTTGAATTTATTTGTACTGGGTTGTatcaagtttaaacttttaCATACACTCTTTGAAAGAGTTTTAAATTTCACATTCTTACAAACTTGTGTTGTAAAAGAGTAAGTTTCACTCTTGTTGAGGCTGAAGAATTTTTCCAATGAGAAAAAGCGAGTTCTAGTTCTTGTTAAGGTTAATAACACCTTAAAAGGTATTTGTAttgtgaagaaaagtttggttgGGGTTTTGTCAACCAATGATTAATGGAATACTCAAGGAAagatagcttggaggagtggacataGGCCAGTTGCATCGAACATcgcttgtttgattttctcattgctcaaacttatattttatgttatatgttattttaattgtgttgattatttgaaatatccCTTgatattctcataaattgcattaaaaatagtaaaCATTCATTAAGTTgcataaattgatttaattctttaatttgataaaaattgttttaaattatataattcacgCTCCTTCTTAGGTCATTCAATCCTTtcattggtatcaaagcaagGTTGCTCATTTTTATAAGCTTAACTGTTCAGAGGAATGGCCATAAACCTAGGAAAATCTCATACCGTCAGTGAAGGGTTTGCCTCCAATAAACCGTCATTGTTTGATGGCATTAGATATGCCCATTAGAAGAATCGTATgtcaattttccttcaaagtgattatgagttatgggatgtagtgcaagatgaACCTTTTGTATCTATGAAAAAGTAAATGGAATACAAGTGTTTAAACTAAAGCGGGATGACCActcaagataaaagaaatatagCCATCAATGCTAAGGCAATGAATGTCTTATATTATGTTCTTAATGAATGTAACTTTAACAAAGTACAAGCTTGTATCTCAGCTAAAAAATTTCGGGAATTATTGATAGCATCAAATGAGAGAACTTCACAAgtcaaaaagaataaaattagcatgctcacacactcatatgaattattcaaaatgaaagaagataaGCCTATTAATAACacgtttgatagatttattacaaCTATGAATGAAATGAAAAGTCTTGGCAAAGTTTATACTaatcaagaaaatgtcaagaaacttcttagatgtTTGCCTTCTTCTTGGGATCCTAAAATGGTGACAATTGAATAAGCAAAAGAAGTCAAGACCTTACCTTTTGAAGAAGTTTGGGGGTCACTTTCCACTCATGAGTTTACTATAAAGCAATGAGAAATTGAAgatgtgaagaagaagaaaaagaacattGCCTTCAAGTTATCCATCAAGGAGTGTGAAAAATTCCTAGCAAAAGAATATGAGATTTCAAATGATGAGGATAAAGATATTGCTCTTTTGACAAAGAAGATTAGAAAGTaactaaaaaatagaaaattaagaagaaaCTTCACCAAGAAACCGAGACACATCAAATACCATTGCCCTCTGCTCAAAAATGGAAGatcagaaaagaaaacaatgaagGCTACATGGGATGATAGTGATCAAAGTGAGTCTAAAAGAAACGACAATAAAATAGCCtacatgtgtttcatggcaatcACAATTTATGAGGTAACCAACTCTAACTCATCAATACTTCGATGATTTGGACAATATAAATGATAAGGTGGATAAAAGTCCCACATATGAAGACTTATATGATACACTAgaagaaattaatgaaaaacttgctctttgcaaTGCATCTCTTAAAAAAATGtgaatttggaaaaagaaaatgaatcttTAAAGAAGGAAAATGATCTTCTCAACCAAGAAATTTCTAAGcttaaagaaaaagtaaatgaagaaaataagtgttccacttttgaaaaaaaaaaaaatttgaaaatgatttttgcaTATcgctaaaagaaaaagaaaccacagaaaatgaaattcaagaTTTAAGAAGGGATGCAAAAGGTTtgagtgaaatagttttaaaattaaaacaagaaaatgatatttttgataaaatgttttGGGTACAAAAAGGAGTTTTAAACAAAATGGGACTTGGTTACAAGCCTTTCATTAAgacaaagtatttaaaaaattattttgttaaaaattctACTTTAAGTAAATCTAATATAACTTACAACTATTACAAAGATAAAGGTAATGTCTCATCATCCAAccaaattcaagaaaaacatCATATAGGCATTAAAAAGGTGTGGGTTCTTGAGGAAACAAAAACTAACCTCTAAGAAccccaacatgatttgggtacctaaagTAAATTCTTAAAAgtaaccaaaaaacaaaaagagaaagaataaatGATACCTCAATAACAGTTTCTTAAGACACATGATTAGATAGGGGTGTGCACGGTCCGGTTTACTGcgatttgacaaattttcaaactaaactaaaagagacaatttgaaaatttttcaaaccaaaccaaactgaaaaaatatggtttgatcCGATTTGGATTATAGTTTAAaccataattattaatatcctACGATATACGATACGTATTATATGCTACgatatgatacgtatcataaagtgtatcaagttaatatgatacaatacatattacttatacaaaatgatatatttttttaaagaaaatgataatgtattaggggtgtatatgaaaatttttaaaatattaagggtgtttataatattttctaaaatgatgaagtctcaattataatattttatcaataatttattattttaattttttaaaaatgtatcatacaatatgatacacgATATAGTAAATTGGATTattgatatatgatacaatatatgaTTCGAATActatagtttgaatattttaaaattttatatatatgtatatatgattcGAATActatagtttgaatattttaaaatttttatatatatatatatatatatatatatatatatatatatcatttaataaaattaattgaattatagttttctaaaacataatatacacatgtaaaataaatataaaatatatatatatatatatatatatatatatatatattataaaaatacgGTTTATAGTTTGGTTCGGTTTGAAAATAGTTCAAACTGCAACTTGAATTGAAAAAACAGTTTGGAAAATTCCAatccaaaccaaatcattttacaaatcaaaccataattttgtAAGCAGTTCAGTTtggttttatggtttaaatcGAATTATGCACACCCTTATGATTGGAGATATCTCTCAATTCTCTATgttaagcaagaaagatggaagACATGTCACTTTTGGAGACAACATGAAAGGTAAGcaagaaaatattcttttgtttattagtcttaagcataatttTCTTAGTATTAGAAATGATCATGGAAGAGAATTTAAAAAGTATTTGCTTGACAGTTTTTGTGATGAGCATAGCATAGAACATCAATTTTCTTGTTCTATGACTCCTCGATAAAATGGTatagttgaaaagaaaaatagcataattcaagagatggctaaAACTATGTTTAATGAAAAAGTTTTACCTCAATAGTTTTAGGCGGAAGTCGTAAACACTACAtgctatattttaaattgtattaaattggaccatctttagataaaactccttataaactttgaaaaaacaagaagtcaaatattggttattttgaaatttttggatgcaaatgttttattttgaacacaatagaaaatttgattcaaaatcaagcATTGACATCTTTCTtagatattcatcatctagcaaagtATATAAGGTGTCTAACAAAATgacactagtagttgaggaatttatgcatgttattttttatgaatctaatccttcaactagtatagaagttgatattgatgatgattaaGTTAAAAATGGAGACCAAACCAAAATTCATGGTTTACCAAATGAAGTTAAGGATAAGacaaaatatgaagaaaataaagatctccctaaggcttggaggtatgcaaatgcttaTCTTAAAGAATTGCTAATTGGTGAGAAAACTCatggtgttaaaactagatcatttttcaatattataataattttgtatttctctcacaatttaaatgaaaaacttTTCATGAAGCATTAAATGATGacttttggattttagccatacaagataaactaaatcaatttgaaagaaataatatttggaAACCAGTCGCTCGTCTAGATCACC
This is a stretch of genomic DNA from Mangifera indica cultivar Alphonso chromosome 11, CATAS_Mindica_2.1, whole genome shotgun sequence. It encodes these proteins:
- the LOC123228956 gene encoding uncharacterized protein LOC123228956; the protein is MDSTNSKACIAVSAPSQSSSKRLLFDRRYGWVFDEWKDPCEEALSGGRGMFCILPIGKALLKTASHSINLAASSVVEVYERPDLFSPESMKSSFSGWLNNISSFVHKPEFNRLAVKGNSMSDSIIYSSHMHIDNRQ